One segment of Macrotis lagotis isolate mMagLag1 chromosome 1, bilby.v1.9.chrom.fasta, whole genome shotgun sequence DNA contains the following:
- the LSM1 gene encoding U6 snRNA-associated Sm-like protein LSm1 isoform X2, giving the protein MRAFFLGLEGKKKTRSPPAGAGQVPAPPPPPRLGARSVPAARRRSRVIPEVGGAREGLPVVPPRLQAARPCRYRPHRGAGRGGAGPPLPLPAALQPGLPLPAQDELHAGYRQPHRGHRH; this is encoded by the coding sequence ATGCGCGCCTTCTTCCTCGGCCTAGAGGGCAAGAAGAAGACGCGCTCCCCACCGGCGGGCGCAGGCCAGGTTccggctcctcctcctcctcctcgcctGGGGGCCCGCTCTGTCCCAGCCGCCCGGAGACGGAGCCGCGTGATCCCGGAAGTGGGCGGGGCCAGGGAGGGACTTCCGGTGGTCCCTCCGCGGCTGCAGGCAGCGCGACCCTGCCGGTACCGGCCCCACCGAGGAGCCGGACGAGGCGGAGCCGGCCCCCCCCTGCCTCTGCCCGCCGCGCTGCAGCCCGGCCTCCCCCTCCCCGCCCAAGATGAACTACATGCCGGGTACCGCCAGCCTCATCGAGGACATCGACA